The sequence below is a genomic window from Acidobacteriota bacterium.
CGGCCGTTGCGGTCGATCACGAAGGCCGAGGCTGAGGCGGCGCCCCACTCGCGCCACACGGCGTCGTCCAGGCGATCGACGGCGAAGGGCAGCTCGACCTCCGGCCGGTTCAATCCCAAGCGCTGCCGCGATTCCTTCGCCAGGGAGATGCGTTCGTCGAGGCTTTCGGGCTGGGCGAGGCGGATACCCGTCAGGCGGTTGATCCAGGGATTCCACTCGCCCTCGGCATAGGGGCTCTTCGAGCCTTGTGGATGCGCCTCCACAGTGTAGACCAGCAGAAAACCCACCCGTTCACGGTAGTCGGCGATCAGGTCGCGCATCCAGTGGCGGCGATAGCGGTAGACCGGGCAACTGTGGCTGCCGAACTGGATCACCAGCGGCCGTTCGCCGAGGAGGTCCGCCAGCACGATCTCGCCGCCGTCAACGGACGGCAGGGTGAAGGCCGGCGCCGGCTGGCCGACCTCTGGGGCGGTGGTCGCGAAGTGGGCGAGGCGAGGACCGGCGGAGCGCGGGAAACACCCGCCGCTTGCCGCCAACAGGAGCGCCAGAACGGCGAGCGGGTAGAGAAGTCGGTAGGTCACACCCGCTGATACTCGCCGCTCCGCCGGTCGGATTCTTCGCCGCCGGGATCCTCAACGCGCCGGCGACAGGCCGAGCAGCCGTGACGGCAGGAACAGGAGCGCTTTCAAGAAGGCGAAAACCCCTTCCACGGCAATTCCCACCAGCCGGAATGGCAGCAAGAGAAGCCAGACGAAGGGATAGATCACCAGCGCCAGCAGGGCGATGGGCCAACAAATGACCAAGACGATCAGCCAGAGTAGGAAGCTTTTCATGGCCTTTCCTACGCTCGAGCCGGGGTGAAAGTTCCAACGCGCTGCCCGGAGCGTCCTACTGGCACGGCTCTTGTTAGGATTTCTTGCCATGCTCACCGATTCCCCTGCTGCCTGGAAGAGAGTCCTGGGAACCCTCGCCGGGGTGTTCCTAGGTGCCGTTTTCTTGTTCGCCGTGTGGGCCAAGGGCCTCGATCCGGCGGCCTTCGCCGATCAGATCACGATGGAGGGACTGGATTTCCTGCTGCCGGCGATGGCCGTGGCGGTAATCGCCCTGGCCCTCGAAGCGGGCCTCGGAGCGGCCCTGCTGCTCGGCCTGCGCCGCGCCTGGGTGCTGTGGCCGACGGTCGCCCTGGTGATCTTCTTTCTGTTCCTGACCGGCCGCAATTACTGGCTGACGGCTCGCGGCCTGCGGGATCCGAGCGAGTCCTGCGGCTGTTTTGGCAGTCTGGTGACCCGCACCCCGGCGGAGGCCTTCTGGCAGGACCTTCTGCTGCTGGGCGTTCCCGCCCTGTTGATGTTCCTCGGCAGGAAGCGCACGGCCGGCGGCGGTGTCTGGAAGGGCGCCGTGGCCGGCGTGGCCGCTCTGGCCGCCATGCTGTTCGCCTGGAAGTCTCCGGAACTGCCCCTCGACAATCTCGCCACCCGCCTGAAGGCCGGCGTGGAGGCTCAGGAGCTGTGCGTCGGCGAGGGCGTGGAGGCGGCCTGCCTGGCAGACATCGTTCCGGAACTGGAGGAAGGGCGCCATTGGGTGGTTCTGGCGAACCCCGACACGACAGAGTTGACGGACGCCATCGACTCCCTGAACGAGCGCGCCCTGGCCGTCCTCGATGGCGAGGCCGATCCATTGTGGGTACTCTCCGGCGGCACCGGCGAAGAGCTGCAGGCCTTCTACTGGCAGTGGGGGCCGGTTTTCGAGCTGCGCGAAACGCCGCCGCCGCTGTTCGATGCGATGCACCGGCGCCTGCCGCGCTCTTTCGAGGTGCTGAACGGCGAGGTGGTGGCGACCGTGGCCGGCCTGCCGCCGTGGTTGGCTGGCAGCAGTCTTGCTGAGAAATAGCGGCAACCGGCAACCGATTGAGGAATGCCACGTGGATGGCCCGCCGTCCGCTGATCG
It includes:
- a CDS encoding deiodinase-like protein — translated: MTYRLLYPLAVLALLLAASGGCFPRSAGPRLAHFATTAPEVGQPAPAFTLPSVDGGEIVLADLLGERPLVIQFGSHSCPVYRYRRHWMRDLIADYRERVGFLLVYTVEAHPQGSKSPYAEGEWNPWINRLTGIRLAQPESLDERISLAKESRQRLGLNRPEVELPFAVDRLDDAVWREWGAASASAFVIDRNGRIASRQVWIDPQEIRRALDGLLAPRTPEPRTRETPDAPATARSAPDGGAGG
- a CDS encoding MauE/DoxX family redox-associated membrane protein, which gives rise to MLTDSPAAWKRVLGTLAGVFLGAVFLFAVWAKGLDPAAFADQITMEGLDFLLPAMAVAVIALALEAGLGAALLLGLRRAWVLWPTVALVIFFLFLTGRNYWLTARGLRDPSESCGCFGSLVTRTPAEAFWQDLLLLGVPALLMFLGRKRTAGGGVWKGAVAGVAALAAMLFAWKSPELPLDNLATRLKAGVEAQELCVGEGVEAACLADIVPELEEGRHWVVLANPDTTELTDAIDSLNERALAVLDGEADPLWVLSGGTGEELQAFYWQWGPVFELRETPPPLFDAMHRRLPRSFEVLNGEVVATVAGLPPWLAGSSLAEK